A genomic segment from Leptolyngbya boryana PCC 6306 encodes:
- a CDS encoding 4'-phosphopantetheinyl transferase family protein has translation MKLGDSEVHIWQVNLDEVQLHLLSADEQVRADRFKFEQHRKRFIAGRSFLRSLLSRYCQADPMALEFEYSSHGKPALKRSRIQFNLAHSQHLALYAVTYDRLVGIDVEAIRPMDDLESLVQRFFLPSEYKAIRADNALFFQYWTCKEAFLKAIGTGISKLKELEIENAQLKTIPVEARSRKWHLQQLSIQDDFAGAIAVEQNCPSLELKSFKSLTGEMQELD, from the coding sequence ATGAAGTTAGGCGATTCTGAAGTCCACATTTGGCAAGTGAACTTAGACGAGGTGCAACTCCATCTCTTATCAGCAGATGAACAAGTCAGAGCCGATCGATTTAAATTTGAGCAGCATCGCAAACGATTTATTGCAGGGCGATCGTTTTTGCGATCGCTGCTTTCTCGCTATTGTCAAGCCGATCCGATGGCCTTGGAATTTGAATATAGTTCGCACGGAAAACCTGCGCTCAAGCGATCACGAATTCAATTCAATCTAGCGCATTCGCAGCATTTAGCTCTGTATGCAGTGACTTACGATCGACTGGTGGGGATTGATGTTGAAGCAATTCGACCGATGGATGATTTAGAGTCTCTGGTGCAGCGATTCTTTTTACCTTCGGAGTACAAAGCAATTCGAGCCGATAATGCTTTATTTTTTCAGTACTGGACTTGCAAAGAAGCGTTTCTAAAAGCGATTGGAACCGGAATTTCAAAACTGAAAGAATTAGAGATTGAGAATGCACAGTTAAAGACGATTCCAGTGGAAGCGCGATCGCGAAAATGGCATCTTCAGCAGCTATCGATTCAAGATGATTTTGCTGGAGCCATCGCAGTTGAGCAAAATTGTCCATCTCTCGAATTGAAGTCTTTTAAATCACTCACAGGTGAGATGCAGGAGCTTGATTAG
- the cutA gene encoding divalent-cation tolerance protein CutA — translation MTQSEFGVILVTAGSKAQAEMLARSLVAAKLAACVTLLPVQSVYTWREEIHQEEEWQLVIKSKLDRFAELEAKIRELHSYEVPEIIALPIVQGSHPYLQWISQQVTPQ, via the coding sequence ATGACACAATCAGAGTTCGGAGTGATTTTAGTAACCGCAGGCTCAAAGGCTCAGGCGGAAATGCTAGCGCGATCGCTGGTTGCTGCGAAATTAGCAGCCTGCGTAACACTCCTACCCGTACAGTCCGTCTACACTTGGCGAGAGGAGATTCACCAAGAAGAAGAATGGCAATTGGTCATTAAGTCAAAACTCGATCGCTTTGCTGAACTCGAAGCGAAAATCCGTGAACTTCATTCTTACGAAGTTCCTGAAATTATTGCCCTCCCGATTGTTCAAGGATCACACCCTTATTTGCAATGGATTTCTCAGCAGGTTACGCCGCAATGA
- a CDS encoding GNAT family N-acetyltransferase, whose translation MDFSAGYAAMIRDAVEADLPAIVEIYNHAVAAKTITADVEPVSVESRLDWFRSHSPDRYPLWVLERDNQIAGWFAFRMYYGREAYRSTAEISLYVAPKFHRQGVGQTLLKHAIAQSPNLGIRTLLGIAFAENMPSVELLKKFGFAQWGYLPEVAQSWQCDRDVIILGRKI comes from the coding sequence ATGGATTTCTCAGCAGGTTACGCCGCAATGATTCGAGATGCTGTTGAAGCTGATTTACCCGCCATTGTTGAAATCTATAATCACGCAGTTGCGGCAAAAACCATTACGGCTGATGTTGAACCTGTATCAGTCGAAAGTCGATTAGATTGGTTTCGATCGCATTCTCCCGATCGCTATCCTTTATGGGTTTTAGAACGAGACAATCAGATTGCAGGATGGTTTGCGTTTCGGATGTATTACGGTCGAGAAGCATATCGATCGACGGCTGAAATTAGCTTATATGTTGCACCGAAATTTCATCGACAAGGCGTTGGGCAGACTTTGCTCAAACATGCGATCGCACAATCTCCAAACCTCGGCATTAGAACGTTGCTCGGCATTGCCTTTGCTGAAAATATGCCCAGTGTTGAATTGCTGAAAAAATTCGGCTTTGCCCAATGGGGATATTTGCCCGAAGTTGCTCAATCCTGGCAGTGCGATCGCGATGTGATTATTTTGGGACGAAAGATTTAA
- a CDS encoding pseudouridine synthase: MPHLLFYKPYNVLSQFTDDSPNPRSTLKDFIPVPNVYAVGRLDQDSEGLMLLTDNGQLQHRLSDPKFEHSKTYWVQVENIPTDEAIAQLRKGVKIKDYLTRPAIVDRLPEPDLPDRDPPIRFRKNIPTAWLEITLTEGRNRQVRRMTAAVGFPTLRLVRVAIGKLRLTGLSPGEWRELTPDELSYLRQTQRSRSAI, from the coding sequence ATGCCTCACTTGCTGTTTTATAAACCTTACAATGTGCTGAGTCAGTTTACCGATGACTCACCGAATCCTCGATCGACGCTAAAAGATTTCATTCCTGTGCCGAATGTTTACGCGGTCGGTCGGCTCGATCAAGACAGCGAAGGCTTGATGCTGTTGACGGATAACGGTCAGCTTCAGCACCGACTCAGCGATCCAAAATTTGAACATTCCAAAACCTATTGGGTACAAGTTGAAAACATTCCAACAGACGAAGCGATCGCTCAATTGCGAAAAGGCGTGAAAATCAAGGATTATCTGACTCGTCCGGCGATCGTCGATCGCCTACCTGAGCCAGATTTACCCGATCGCGATCCCCCAATTCGATTTCGCAAAAACATTCCGACCGCTTGGCTCGAAATCACGTTAACTGAGGGACGAAATCGGCAAGTTCGTCGCATGACTGCAGCCGTCGGTTTTCCGACGTTGAGACTGGTTCGAGTCGCGATCGGAAAGCTTCGCCTCACAGGACTATCTCCCGGAGAATGGCGAGAATTAACCCCCGATGAACTTAGCTACCTTCGTCAAACTCAACGTTCTCGATCTGCAATTTGA